A genomic window from Leptospiraceae bacterium includes:
- a CDS encoding response regulator — translation MSEGKAYSIVSEIFSMTKPAKKHVNRILLVEDDSLQAEFLESFINRWGYICQVAEDGAKARKLIEEWEPDLILLDIFLPDTSGIVLLQELRDNPKTEQTPTILMSADTSEETSIIALSSGANDFLSKPLKIAELSSRIQKELDLIHYKKSLIELNEKLKIEKKRLLKFFSEDVVEALLTDDGYSELGGSLLTASILFVDIRNSTLLAERNDPKDFAGFISMVFSDLMDLIFSFKGSVNKLLGDGILATFGCPRASKDDALNSVRCAMKIREWVESFNMVKPDFITSHVQLGIGICTGTVFAGNVGSFRRMEYTVMGDPVNTASRLQSLTKEVSTDILIDGETVKTIGESVVVEQVPINFVRGRHGTVQIYKVLELKEELSHNSIFGDGT, via the coding sequence TTGTCAGAAGGGAAAGCTTATAGTATAGTAAGCGAAATTTTCTCCATGACAAAACCCGCGAAAAAGCATGTTAACCGAATTTTACTGGTTGAAGATGATTCTCTCCAAGCTGAATTTTTAGAAAGCTTTATCAATAGGTGGGGCTATATTTGTCAGGTAGCTGAAGATGGGGCGAAAGCCAGAAAGCTTATAGAAGAATGGGAACCTGATTTAATTCTATTAGACATTTTTTTGCCCGATACCAGTGGTATCGTGCTTCTTCAAGAGTTACGGGATAATCCAAAAACCGAACAGACTCCAACCATCTTAATGTCAGCTGACACCTCGGAGGAAACATCAATCATTGCACTTTCGAGTGGAGCTAATGATTTTCTTTCCAAACCCTTAAAAATTGCCGAACTTTCCTCCAGGATTCAAAAGGAGCTGGATCTTATTCATTATAAGAAGTCTCTTATCGAGTTGAATGAAAAACTGAAAATCGAGAAGAAGCGTCTTTTGAAGTTTTTTTCTGAGGATGTGGTGGAAGCCTTATTAACAGATGATGGGTATTCGGAGCTGGGTGGGAGTCTTTTAACTGCCAGCATTTTATTTGTTGATATTCGAAATTCTACTCTACTTGCCGAAAGGAACGATCCGAAGGACTTTGCCGGCTTTATCAGTATGGTATTTTCCGATCTGATGGATTTAATTTTTTCTTTTAAAGGTTCGGTTAATAAACTTCTAGGGGATGGAATCCTTGCTACTTTTGGCTGTCCCAGGGCAAGTAAGGATGATGCATTAAACAGTGTTCGTTGTGCTATGAAAATCAGGGAATGGGTGGAATCCTTTAACATGGTAAAACCGGATTTCATTACCTCACATGTCCAATTAGGGATAGGAATTTGTACCGGAACTGTTTTTGCCGGAAATGTAGGTTCATTCCGGAGAATGGAGTATACTGTGATGGGGGACCCGGTGAATACGGCCAGCCGTCTTCAAAGCCTGACAAAAGAAGTTTCTACAGACATTTTAATCGATGGAGAAACGGTAAAAACTATTGGTGAATCAGTTGTAGTAGAACAGGTGCCAATAAACTTTGTTCGGGGTCGACATGGAACGGTACAGATATATAAGGTTTTAGAGCTAAAAGAGGAGCTTTCCCACAATAGCATTTTCGGGGATGGGACCTAA
- a CDS encoding tetratricopeptide repeat protein: MFKLISNMLLITLPCVLLAIPDTTDVEKSFKERKSSSKTEEALRLSALGSLKHQHGNYEEALEYYQNSLKIRKELGLKHTNSYANTLFLTSIAHHKVGKSCLAYTEIKEVIHIYNHIGNEIDGKVAEEEAKKTFLPACNEGKIALN, translated from the coding sequence ATGTTCAAACTTATATCAAACATGCTGCTTATTACTCTTCCCTGTGTATTACTTGCAATTCCGGACACTACCGACGTTGAAAAATCATTCAAGGAAAGAAAGTCTTCCAGTAAAACTGAAGAAGCTTTACGCTTAAGTGCCCTGGGAAGTTTAAAGCATCAGCATGGAAACTATGAAGAAGCATTAGAATATTATCAAAACTCCTTAAAAATACGCAAAGAGCTCGGGCTCAAACATACAAACAGTTATGCCAATACTTTATTCCTGACTTCTATTGCTCATCATAAAGTTGGAAAATCCTGCCTTGCTTATACTGAAATTAAAGAAGTAATTCATATTTATAATCACATTGGAAACGAAATCGATGGAAAAGTAGCAGAAGAAGAAGCCAAAAAAACCTTTCTTCCGGCCTGCAACGAAGGGAAAATCGCCCTAAACTAA
- a CDS encoding DUF4254 domain-containing protein, with protein sequence MELRAEPIISIFQQSIIDWHKIDTFSKNPFTDNSIENRLYHKNQIDTEQWHTEDIIRKPDLPVDEFIAAKRKIDDLNQKRVDTVEWIDDYITQQFVSISTQANARMNSETPAWLIDRMSILELKIYHMEEQTRRTDVGNEHLKNCQIKLNILLEQRKDLAICLDELMEDLGKGIKYVKVYRQMKMYNDKTLNPALYNTEKK encoded by the coding sequence ATGGAACTAAGAGCAGAACCTATTATTTCAATATTTCAACAATCTATCATAGACTGGCATAAAATAGACACGTTTTCAAAAAATCCATTTACAGATAACTCGATAGAAAATCGATTGTACCACAAAAACCAAATTGATACAGAGCAGTGGCATACTGAAGATATTATACGAAAACCTGATTTGCCCGTGGATGAGTTCATTGCAGCTAAACGGAAAATAGATGATTTAAACCAAAAGAGAGTAGATACTGTGGAATGGATAGATGATTATATTACACAACAATTTGTCTCCATTTCCACGCAGGCAAATGCAAGGATGAACTCAGAAACTCCTGCCTGGTTAATTGACAGAATGAGCATTCTCGAATTAAAAATATACCACATGGAAGAGCAAACCAGGAGAACTGATGTAGGGAATGAGCATTTAAAAAATTGCCAGATAAAATTAAATATTCTTTTAGAACAGAGGAAAGATCTGGCTATTTGTCTTGATGAACTAATGGAAGACCTCGGAAAAGGGATTAAATATGTCAAAGTTTACAGGCAAATGAAGATGTACAATGATAAAACCTTAAATCCGGCTTTATATAATACTGAAAAAAAATGA
- a CDS encoding glycosyltransferase family 9 protein, whose translation MNLLVMRFSAMGDVALLTPAIVAIAAEYPSVKITLVTRGNYAPFFYNIPNVDVVGFNIRRFKGLRGIWNFYKEISLLGPFYKVIDLHSSLRSRLLSFLFRLKGVPTFRIIKGRKEKQAQIRRKNKILTHLPHTVDRYMNVFSRAGFEAKIRQGPWINVDPDSKFFALDYPRTLNVSRTPNKLWIGFAPFAGHALKIWPFHKSIALIKLIQREFNATIFLFGSNSEMTKLKILKEGIEDCHIVNAGQMGIKGELGMMEKLHVLIGMDSSNVHIAALLKVPVVGIYGTTHPYSGFGPYGQDELGVLQVETLSCRPCSIYGNTACYRKDFACMELIDPMDVINRVKLVLKDKLRPNHLKGKEEV comes from the coding sequence ATGAACCTACTTGTAATGCGATTTTCTGCCATGGGAGATGTGGCATTGTTAACACCTGCTATTGTTGCAATCGCTGCGGAATATCCCAGTGTTAAAATTACACTGGTGACAAGAGGAAATTATGCTCCCTTTTTCTATAACATCCCAAACGTAGATGTTGTAGGTTTTAATATTAGAAGATTTAAAGGCCTAAGGGGAATCTGGAATTTCTATAAAGAAATAAGTCTGCTTGGACCTTTTTATAAAGTAATAGATTTACACTCAAGCCTGAGAAGTAGACTTCTAAGTTTCCTGTTTCGTTTAAAGGGAGTTCCTACATTTCGTATTATAAAAGGTCGAAAAGAAAAACAGGCCCAAATAAGACGCAAGAATAAAATCCTGACACATCTCCCTCACACGGTAGATAGGTATATGAATGTTTTTTCGAGGGCCGGCTTTGAAGCAAAAATTCGGCAGGGACCCTGGATCAATGTGGATCCAGATTCAAAATTTTTTGCACTTGACTATCCCAGAACCCTGAATGTTTCGAGGACTCCGAATAAGTTATGGATTGGTTTTGCACCCTTTGCCGGTCATGCACTTAAGATTTGGCCATTTCATAAATCGATTGCACTGATAAAACTCATCCAAAGAGAATTTAATGCTACTATTTTCCTTTTTGGTTCAAATTCAGAAATGACCAAATTGAAAATTTTAAAAGAAGGAATCGAAGATTGCCATATTGTAAATGCGGGACAAATGGGTATCAAGGGAGAACTGGGAATGATGGAAAAACTTCATGTTCTTATCGGTATGGATTCTTCGAATGTACACATAGCTGCCTTACTAAAGGTTCCGGTAGTAGGCATATATGGTACAACTCATCCTTACTCCGGCTTTGGCCCGTATGGGCAGGACGAACTTGGCGTTTTGCAAGTAGAAACATTAAGTTGCAGACCCTGTAGTATCTATGGAAATACAGCCTGCTACAGAAAAGATTTTGCTTGCATGGAACTCATTGATCCAATGGATGTTATTAACCGGGTAAAATTAGTTTTAAAAGATAAATTAAGACCGAATCATTTAAAAGGAAAAGAAGAAGTCTGA
- the lepB gene encoding signal peptidase I: MLYPVDSYDPSQKNKKGLKPYLVRSFLSIPIAFLLSFLVKTFLLYPLTVKTNTMAPGILPGKTAYIKSWFSVQNLQYGDIILFKNPQNDALLLARVIASSGDKIQIRNKTILKNGRILQETYKILQSDKRKPFRSTFSRRDNLDTIQIKKGYYWLMVDNRDEGLDSRELGPIPENAIVGKLLF, from the coding sequence ATGTTGTATCCGGTTGATTCCTACGATCCCTCCCAGAAAAATAAGAAAGGGCTCAAACCTTACCTGGTTCGAAGTTTTCTCAGCATTCCCATTGCTTTCCTTTTATCATTTTTGGTAAAAACTTTTTTACTGTACCCGCTTACTGTAAAAACCAATACCATGGCACCCGGTATCCTTCCGGGAAAGACCGCCTACATCAAGTCCTGGTTTTCGGTTCAAAACCTACAATATGGAGATATTATTCTATTTAAAAATCCGCAAAACGATGCCTTGCTTCTCGCCCGTGTGATTGCTTCATCCGGTGATAAAATCCAGATAAGAAATAAAACCATCCTGAAAAATGGCAGGATCCTGCAAGAAACCTATAAAATACTACAATCCGATAAGAGGAAACCTTTTCGAAGCACTTTTTCGAGAAGAGATAACCTCGATACAATCCAGATCAAGAAAGGCTACTACTGGTTAATGGTAGACAACCGGGATGAAGGACTTGACTCCAGAGAATTAGGTCCCATCCCCGAAAATGCTATTGTGGGAAAGCTCCTCTTTTAG